One genomic segment of Gemmatimonadaceae bacterium includes these proteins:
- a CDS encoding Fic family protein: MKRGSTGHYVTTSTVGGERVRAFVPKPLPPKPPLTIDPQLRDRLDAALLDLGRLDSVTTLLPDTQLFLYMYVRKEAVLSSQIEGTQSSLSDLLLFEADGIPGVPIDDVTEVSNYVSAMQHGLRRIRGDFPLSSRLMREIHAKLLSRGRGSDKQPGEFRRSQNWIGGSRPGDAVFVPAPPQEVAHCMGALETFLHDEPERTPTLVKAALAHVQFETIHPFLDGNGRVGRLLVTLLLCAEGMLREPLLYLSLYLKRHRDEYYALHDRVRSTGEWEEWLGFFADGVRESASGAVATVRRLVKLAEADRDRIASLGRAAGSAMRIHHAMQERPVVNTSQIAKRTKLSMPAITRVLTALESIGIVREITGRRRNRVFSYDGYVKILSEGTEPL, from the coding sequence GTGAAGCGCGGCTCGACAGGGCACTACGTCACGACCTCGACAGTCGGCGGGGAGCGCGTTCGCGCATTTGTGCCGAAGCCGCTTCCTCCCAAGCCACCTCTCACAATCGACCCGCAGTTGCGGGATCGCCTCGATGCGGCGCTGCTTGACCTGGGCCGACTGGATAGCGTAACGACGTTGCTGCCGGATACGCAGCTCTTTCTCTATATGTACGTGCGAAAGGAGGCGGTGCTCTCGTCGCAAATCGAGGGTACGCAATCGTCTCTTTCTGATCTGCTGCTCTTCGAGGCCGATGGGATTCCCGGCGTCCCGATTGATGATGTCACGGAAGTTTCCAATTACGTCTCGGCAATGCAGCACGGGCTGCGACGGATACGCGGCGACTTCCCGTTGTCGAGCCGCTTGATGCGAGAGATCCACGCCAAGTTGTTGTCGCGTGGTCGCGGATCCGACAAGCAGCCAGGTGAGTTTCGTCGCTCACAGAATTGGATCGGCGGGTCCCGTCCCGGTGACGCCGTATTCGTTCCTGCGCCGCCACAGGAGGTCGCTCACTGCATGGGCGCGCTCGAGACTTTTCTGCACGACGAGCCAGAGCGCACGCCGACGCTGGTCAAGGCTGCTCTCGCCCATGTGCAGTTCGAGACCATTCATCCTTTTCTCGACGGGAATGGCCGCGTCGGCCGTCTGCTGGTGACGCTCCTGCTTTGCGCCGAGGGAATGCTGCGCGAACCGCTTTTGTACCTGAGCCTCTACCTCAAGCGGCACCGTGACGAATACTATGCGCTGCACGACCGTGTTCGGTCGACCGGTGAATGGGAGGAGTGGCTAGGCTTCTTTGCCGATGGCGTTCGCGAAAGCGCCTCGGGCGCCGTTGCGACCGTACGCCGTCTCGTGAAACTCGCCGAAGCGGATCGCGACCGAATCGCCTCACTTGGCCGGGCCGCCGGTTCCGCGATGCGGATTCATCATGCGATGCAGGAACGGCCGGTTGTCAACACGTCCCAGATCGCCAAGCGCACCAAACTATCGATGCCGGCCATCACGCGAGTACTCACGGCCCTCGAGAGTATTGGCATTGTTCGCGAAATCACAGGGCGCCGCCGCAATCGCGTGTTCAGCTATGACGGCTACGTGAAGATCTTGAGCGAAGGCACGGAGCCGCTGTGA
- a CDS encoding class I SAM-dependent methyltransferase, which translates to MTALERPEVRRVLDRLFAERAAQRSRVVSHVARSIVDRVLGREPSLDEEVERLSAHYASVSPRQGRFLYMVARSIRARWIVEFGTSVAISTIYLATAVRDNGGGRVIGSEMNHGKLAAARDNIAAAGLADLVEIREGNALETFVTIDAKIDLLFLDGFPPLYLPLVKLLLPHLRPGAVVIADNIFTHLRLLRPYRQFLRDASNGFQSETLFMRYGVEYSVRMSP; encoded by the coding sequence GTGACCGCGCTCGAGCGTCCGGAGGTACGGCGCGTACTCGACCGCCTGTTCGCCGAGCGTGCGGCGCAGCGCTCCCGTGTCGTGAGTCATGTCGCGCGCTCTATCGTCGATCGGGTGCTCGGCCGTGAGCCTTCGCTCGACGAAGAGGTCGAGCGGCTGAGCGCCCACTACGCCTCGGTCTCGCCGCGACAGGGCCGTTTCCTATATATGGTAGCTCGCTCGATTCGCGCCCGATGGATTGTCGAGTTCGGGACGTCCGTTGCCATCTCGACGATCTACCTGGCGACGGCGGTGCGCGACAACGGCGGCGGCCGGGTGATCGGCTCGGAGATGAATCATGGCAAGCTCGCCGCCGCTCGCGATAACATCGCTGCCGCGGGGCTCGCCGATCTCGTCGAGATCCGAGAGGGGAACGCTCTCGAGACCTTCGTCACGATCGACGCCAAAATCGATCTGCTGTTCCTCGACGGCTTTCCGCCGCTTTATTTACCACTCGTCAAATTGCTCTTGCCGCACCTCCGCCCCGGCGCCGTCGTGATCGCCGACAACATTTTCACCCATCTGCGGCTGCTCCGGCCCTACCGCCAGTTCCTCCGCGACGCGTCGAACGGCTTTCAATCCGAGACGCTCTTCATGCGTTACGGTGTCGAGTACTCGGTCCGCATGTCACCTTGA